The Lutra lutra chromosome 10, mLutLut1.2, whole genome shotgun sequence genome contains a region encoding:
- the ACAT1 gene encoding acetyl-CoA acetyltransferase, mitochondrial, with protein MAVWAALLRRCAWGRGRLLQRPLQEIRYMERSYVSKPTLNEVVIVSAARTPIGSFLGSLASLPATRLGSIAIQGAIEKAGIPKEEVKEVYMGNVLQGGEGQAPTRQAALGAGLPISTPCTTVNKVCASGMKAIMMASQNLMCGHQDVMVAGGMESMSNVPYVMSRGATPYGGVKLEDLIVKDGLTDVYNKIHMGNCAENTAKKMNIAREEQDTYAINSYTRSKAAWEAGKFGNEVIPVTITVKGKPDVLVKEDEEYKRVDFSKVPKLKTVFQKENGTVTAANASTLNDGAAALVLMTADAARRLDVRPLARVAAFADAAVEPIDFPIAPAYAVPKVLKDAGLKKEDITMWEVNEAFSLVVLANIKMLDLDPRKVNIDGGAVSLGHPIGMSGARIVVHMVHALKQGEYGLASICNGGGGASALLIQKL; from the exons GAAATAAGATACATGGAGCGAAGTTATGTTTCAAAACCCACTTTGAAT GAAGTGGTCATAGTGAGTGCTGCCAGAACCCCTATTGGATCCTTTCTGGGCAGCCTCGCCTCCCTGCCGGCCACCAGGCTTGGTTCCATTGCAATTCAGGGAGCCATCGAGAAGGCAG ggattccaaaagaagaagtGAAGGAGGTGTACATGGGAAACGTTCTGCAAGGGGGTGAAGGACAAGCGCCAACAAGGCAAGCGGCCCTGGGCGCAG GCTTACCGATTTCCACTCCATGCACCACTGTGAACAAAGTGTGTGCCTCGGGCATGAAAGCCATCATGATGGCCTCGCAGAATCTCATGTGTGGACACCAG GATGTGATGGTGGCAGGCGGGATGGAGAGCATGTCCAACGTTCCCTACGTCATGAGCAGAGGAGCCACGCCGTACGGTGGTGTCAAGCTGGAAGATTTGATTGTGAAAGATGGGCTGACGGATGTCTACAATAAGATCCATATG GGGAACTGTGCTGAGAATACGGCGAAGAAGATGAACATTGCACGAGAGGAACAGGACACGTACGCGATTAACTCCTACACTAGGAGTAAAGCAGCGTGGGAAGCAGGAAAATTTGGAAATGAAGTTATCCCTGTCACAATTACAGTAAAAG GTAAACCAGATGTCCTGGTGAAAGAAGACGAAGAATATAAACGGGTTGACTTTAGCAAAGTCCCAAAGCTGAAGACcgttttccagaaagaaaatg GCACAGTCACAGCCGCCAACGCGAGCACGCTCAACGACGGCGCGGCTGCCCTGGTGCTCATGACTGCGGACGCTGCCCGGAGGCTCGACGTCAGGCCGCTGGCCAGAGTAGCAG catttgctGATGCTGCTGTCGAACCCATTGATTTTCCAATTGCGCCCGCGTATGCTGTACCGAAG gttCTTAAAGATGCAGGCCTGAAGAAAGAGGATATTACGATGTGGGAAGTGAATGAAGCCTTCAGTTTGGTTGTGCTGGCAAACATTAAAATGCTGGACCTCGATCCCCGCAAAGTGAACATCGACGGAGGAGCAGTTTCTCTGGGACATCCCATCGG GATGTCTGGAGCCAGGATTGTCGTTCATATGGTTCATGCCCTGAAGCAAGGGGAGTACGGTCTTGCCAGTATCTGTAATGGAGGAGGAGGGGCGTCTGCCCTGCTGATCCAGAAGCTTTAG